From a single Streptomyces sp. NBC_01264 genomic region:
- a CDS encoding response regulator transcription factor, with the protein MRVVIAEDSVLLREGLTRLLTDRGHDVVAGVGDAEALIKTVAELAAENALPDVVVADVRMPPTHTDEGVRAAVRLRRDHPGIGVLVLSQYVEEQYATELLAGSSTGVGYLLKDRVADVREFLDAVVRVARGGTALDPEVVAQLLGRSRKQDVLAGLTPREREVLGLMAEGRTNSAVAKQLVVSDGAVEKHVSNIFMKLGLSPSDGDHRRVLAVLTYLRS; encoded by the coding sequence GTGCGGGTGGTCATCGCCGAGGATTCAGTGCTGCTGCGTGAGGGCCTGACCAGGTTGCTGACCGACCGGGGGCATGACGTCGTCGCAGGCGTCGGGGACGCGGAAGCCCTGATCAAGACGGTGGCGGAGCTGGCTGCGGAGAATGCGCTGCCGGACGTGGTGGTGGCCGATGTGCGGATGCCGCCGACGCACACCGACGAGGGCGTACGGGCGGCCGTACGGCTGCGGCGCGACCACCCCGGGATAGGTGTGCTCGTGCTGTCCCAGTACGTGGAGGAGCAGTACGCCACCGAGCTGCTGGCCGGGTCCAGTACCGGGGTGGGGTACCTGCTGAAGGACCGGGTGGCCGATGTGCGCGAGTTCCTCGACGCCGTCGTCCGCGTGGCCCGGGGCGGTACCGCCCTGGACCCGGAGGTCGTGGCGCAGCTGCTCGGACGCAGCCGCAAGCAGGACGTGCTGGCGGGGCTGACCCCGCGCGAGCGCGAGGTGCTCGGGCTGATGGCCGAGGGGCGGACCAATTCCGCGGTGGCCAAACAGCTGGTGGTGAGCGACGGGGCGGTCGAGAAGCACGTCAGCAACATCTTCATGAAGCTGGGCCTGTCACCCAGTGACGGGGATCACCGGCGCGTGCTGGCCGTTCTCACCTACCTAAGATCTTGA
- a CDS encoding 2-oxoacid:ferredoxin oxidoreductase subunit beta codes for MTEVTDSPALLSLVPKAAAKQSMKDFKSDQEVRWCPGCGDYAVLAAVQGFMPELGLAKENIVFVSGIGCSSRFPYYMDTYGMHSIHGRAPAIATGLATSRRDLSVWVVTGDGDALSIGGNHLIHALRRNVNLKILLFNNRIYGLTKGQYSPTSEVGKITKSTPMGSLDAPFNPVSLAIGAEASFVARTVDSDRKHLTEVLRAAAAHEGTALVEIYQNCNIFNDGAFEVLKDHEQAQEAVIRLEQGQPIRFGVGDAKGVVRNEATGDLEVVTVTPENESRILVHDASSASPTNAFALSRLADPDTLHQTPIGVFRNVRRPVYDTLMAEQLDTAVDRSGKGDLGALLSGNDTWTVVG; via the coding sequence ATGACTGAGGTGACCGACAGCCCCGCCCTGCTCTCGCTGGTGCCCAAGGCGGCCGCCAAGCAGTCGATGAAGGACTTCAAGTCGGACCAGGAGGTCCGCTGGTGCCCCGGCTGCGGCGACTACGCGGTCCTCGCCGCCGTCCAGGGCTTCATGCCGGAGCTGGGGCTGGCGAAGGAGAACATCGTCTTCGTCTCGGGCATCGGCTGCTCCTCGCGCTTCCCGTACTACATGGACACGTACGGGATGCACTCGATCCACGGCCGCGCCCCGGCCATCGCCACGGGGCTCGCCACCTCGCGCCGCGACCTGTCGGTCTGGGTGGTCACCGGTGACGGGGACGCGCTCTCCATCGGCGGAAACCACCTGATCCACGCCCTGCGGCGGAACGTCAACCTCAAGATCCTGCTGTTCAACAACCGGATCTACGGGCTGACCAAGGGGCAGTACTCCCCCACCTCCGAGGTCGGCAAGATCACCAAGTCGACCCCGATGGGCTCGCTCGACGCGCCCTTCAACCCGGTCTCCCTCGCGATCGGCGCGGAGGCCTCCTTCGTGGCCCGTACGGTCGACTCCGACCGCAAGCACCTCACCGAGGTGCTGCGCGCGGCGGCCGCCCACGAGGGCACGGCGCTGGTGGAGATCTACCAGAACTGCAACATCTTCAACGACGGCGCCTTCGAGGTCCTCAAGGACCACGAGCAGGCCCAGGAGGCCGTGATCCGCCTCGAGCAGGGGCAGCCGATCCGCTTCGGCGTGGGGGACGCCAAGGGCGTCGTGCGCAACGAGGCCACCGGCGACCTGGAGGTCGTGACCGTGACCCCCGAGAACGAGTCCCGGATCCTGGTCCACGACGCCTCCTCGGCCTCCCCGACCAACGCGTTCGCGCTGTCCCGGCTGGCCGACCCCGACACGCTGCACCAGACGCCCATCGGGGTCTTCCGCAACGTGCGGCGGCCCGTCTACGACACGCTCATGGCCGAACAGCTGGACACGGCCGTGGACCGCAGCGGCAAGGGCGACCTGGGCGCGCTGCTGAGCGGGAACGACACCTGGACGGTCGTCGGCTGA
- a CDS encoding ribbon-helix-helix domain-containing protein, which yields MSRHVTIRLEEEFHERLKARAAALGTTVTALITEVTERELDEDRKDFLSGIEEFADHWGYFQERFGH from the coding sequence ATGTCGAGACACGTCACCATCCGCCTGGAAGAAGAGTTCCACGAACGCCTGAAGGCGCGTGCGGCGGCCCTGGGCACGACGGTCACCGCGCTGATCACCGAAGTCACGGAACGCGAGCTCGACGAGGACCGGAAGGACTTCCTGTCCGGGATCGAGGAGTTCGCCGACCACTGGGGCTACTTCCAGGAGCGGTTCGGGCATTGA
- the rarD gene encoding EamA family transporter RarD, which translates to MKAQNDQRTGLLYGFASYGMWGIVPLFWPLLQPAGAIEILAHRMVWSLAVVGVALMALRRWGWVSELMRQPRKLALTGVAAALVTVNWGVYIWAVNNGAVVEASLGYFINPLVTIALGVLVLGERLRRTQWAAVAIAVAAVLVLAVGYGRPPWISLILAFSFAVYGLIKKQLGMGGLESLTAETVIMFLPALGYLLWLGSRGESTFTAQGPGHAVLLASAGLVTAIPLICFGAAAIRVPLSTLGLLQYMAPVFQFGLGVLYFHEAMPPARWAGFSLVWLALSILTWDALRTARRSRALRLEGLRQGGLPATLPAPAPLPAPTPARESA; encoded by the coding sequence GTGAAGGCACAGAACGACCAGCGCACGGGGTTGCTCTACGGCTTCGCCTCGTACGGGATGTGGGGAATCGTGCCCCTCTTCTGGCCGCTCCTCCAGCCCGCCGGGGCGATCGAGATCCTCGCCCACCGCATGGTGTGGTCCCTGGCCGTGGTCGGCGTGGCCCTGATGGCCCTGCGCCGCTGGGGATGGGTCTCCGAGCTGATGCGCCAGCCGCGCAAGCTCGCCCTCACGGGGGTGGCCGCCGCCCTGGTCACCGTGAACTGGGGCGTCTACATCTGGGCGGTCAACAACGGCGCGGTCGTCGAGGCGAGCCTCGGCTACTTCATCAACCCCCTGGTCACCATCGCGCTCGGCGTCCTGGTGCTCGGCGAGCGCCTGCGCCGCACGCAGTGGGCCGCGGTCGCGATCGCCGTCGCGGCCGTGCTGGTCCTCGCCGTCGGGTACGGGCGGCCGCCGTGGATCTCTCTGATCCTGGCCTTCTCCTTCGCCGTGTACGGGCTGATCAAGAAGCAGCTCGGCATGGGCGGCCTGGAATCGCTGACCGCCGAGACCGTGATCATGTTCCTGCCCGCCCTCGGCTACCTGCTGTGGCTCGGCTCGCGCGGCGAGTCCACCTTCACCGCGCAGGGTCCGGGCCACGCCGTCCTGCTGGCCTCGGCAGGGCTGGTCACCGCGATCCCGCTGATCTGCTTCGGCGCCGCCGCGATCCGGGTCCCGCTGTCCACCCTCGGACTGCTCCAGTACATGGCCCCGGTCTTCCAGTTCGGGCTCGGCGTCCTGTACTTCCACGAGGCCATGCCGCCCGCACGCTGGGCCGGCTTCTCCCTGGTGTGGCTCGCCCTCTCGATCCTGACCTGGGACGCCCTGCGCACCGCCCGCCGGTCCCGCGCCCTGCGCCTGGAAGGCCTGCGCCAGGGCGGCCTGCCGGCGACCCTGCCGGCCCCGGCGCCGCTCCCGGCCCCGACCCCGGCGCGCGAGAGCGCGTAG
- a CDS encoding 2-oxoacid:acceptor oxidoreductase subunit alpha — MTSQVSSPAEQSDGAEGAVVGEQRTSPGTGPNGEPAGHPGHAEAAGDAVTKEVRRLDRVIIRFAGDSGDGMQLTGDRFTSETASFGNDLSTLPNFPAEIRAPAGTLPGVSSFQLHFADHDILTPGDAPNVLVAMNPAALKANIADVPRGAEIIVNTDEFTKRPMAKVGYDASPLEDGSLDAYNVHPVPLTTLTVEALKEFGLSRKEAERSKNMFALGLLSWMYHRPTEGTETFLRQKFAKKPQIAEANVTAFRAGWNFGETTEDFAVSYEVAPATRAFPTGTYRNISGNLALSYGLIAAGQQADLPIYLGSYPITPASDILHELSKHKNFGVRTFQAEDEIAGIGAALGAAFGGALGVTTTSGPGVALKSETIGLAVSLELPLLIVDIQRGGPSTGLPTKTEQADLLQAMYGRNGEAPVPIVAPRTPADCFDAALDAARIALTYRTPVFLLSDGYLANGSEPWRIPDVADLPDLKVQFAAGPNHELADGTEVFWPYKRDPQTLARPWAVPGTPGLEHRIGGIEKQDGTGNISYDPANHEFMVRTRQAKIDGIQVPDLEVDDPDGARTLVIGWGSTYGPITAAVRRLRLAGLPIAQAHLRHLNPFPRNLGEVLKRYDKVVVPEMNLGQLATLLRAKYLVDAASYNQVNGMPFKAEQLANHLKEAIND, encoded by the coding sequence GTGACCAGCCAGGTCAGTAGCCCAGCCGAACAGTCCGACGGGGCCGAAGGCGCAGTCGTCGGCGAGCAGCGCACGTCCCCGGGCACGGGCCCGAACGGCGAGCCCGCCGGCCATCCCGGCCACGCCGAAGCCGCCGGGGACGCCGTGACGAAGGAAGTGCGCCGTCTCGATCGGGTGATCATCCGCTTCGCGGGTGACTCCGGTGACGGCATGCAGCTCACCGGTGACCGCTTCACCTCGGAAACCGCCTCCTTCGGCAACGACCTCTCGACGCTGCCGAACTTCCCGGCCGAGATCAGGGCGCCCGCCGGCACCCTCCCCGGCGTGTCGTCCTTCCAGCTGCACTTCGCCGACCACGACATCCTGACGCCGGGCGACGCCCCGAACGTCCTGGTGGCGATGAATCCGGCGGCGCTGAAGGCGAACATCGCGGACGTGCCGCGCGGCGCGGAGATCATCGTCAACACCGACGAGTTCACCAAGCGCCCGATGGCCAAGGTCGGCTACGACGCCTCCCCGCTGGAGGACGGCTCGCTGGACGCCTACAACGTCCACCCGGTGCCGCTGACCACCCTCACGGTCGAGGCGCTGAAGGAGTTCGGGCTCTCCCGCAAGGAGGCCGAGCGCAGCAAGAACATGTTCGCGCTCGGGCTGCTGTCCTGGATGTACCACCGGCCCACCGAGGGCACCGAGACCTTCCTGCGGCAGAAGTTCGCGAAGAAGCCGCAGATCGCGGAGGCGAACGTCACCGCCTTCCGGGCCGGCTGGAACTTCGGCGAGACCACCGAGGACTTCGCCGTCTCCTACGAGGTGGCCCCGGCCACCCGCGCCTTCCCGACCGGCACGTACCGCAACATCTCCGGGAACCTCGCGCTGTCCTACGGGCTGATCGCGGCGGGCCAGCAGGCCGATCTGCCGATCTACCTGGGCTCGTACCCGATCACCCCGGCCTCGGACATCCTGCACGAGCTGAGCAAGCACAAGAACTTCGGCGTACGCACCTTCCAGGCCGAGGACGAGATCGCCGGCATCGGCGCGGCGCTGGGCGCGGCCTTCGGCGGCGCGCTCGGCGTGACCACCACCTCCGGCCCCGGCGTGGCCCTGAAGTCCGAGACGATCGGCCTCGCGGTCTCCCTGGAGCTGCCGCTGCTGATCGTGGACATCCAGCGCGGCGGACCCTCGACCGGGCTGCCGACCAAGACGGAGCAGGCCGACCTGCTCCAGGCCATGTACGGGCGCAACGGCGAGGCCCCGGTGCCGATCGTGGCCCCGCGCACGCCGGCGGACTGCTTCGACGCGGCGCTGGACGCGGCCCGGATCGCGCTGACCTACCGGACCCCGGTGTTCCTGCTCTCCGACGGGTACCTCGCCAACGGCTCCGAGCCCTGGCGGATCCCGGACGTGGCGGACCTGCCGGACCTCAAGGTCCAGTTCGCCGCCGGGCCCAACCACGAGCTCGCGGACGGCACCGAGGTCTTCTGGCCGTACAAGCGCGATCCGCAGACCCTGGCCCGCCCCTGGGCGGTCCCGGGCACGCCGGGGCTGGAGCACCGGATCGGCGGCATCGAGAAGCAGGACGGCACGGGCAACATCTCGTACGACCCGGCCAACCACGAGTTCATGGTCCGCACCCGCCAGGCCAAGATCGACGGCATCCAGGTCCCCGACCTGGAGGTCGACGACCCGGACGGCGCGCGGACCCTGGTGATCGGCTGGGGTTCGACGTACGGGCCGATCACGGCCGCCGTACGCCGGCTGCGGCTCGCCGGGCTCCCCATCGCGCAGGCCCATCTGCGCCACCTCAACCCGTTCCCGAGGAATCTGGGTGAGGTCCTGAAGCGTTACGACAAGGTAGTGGTGCCGGAGATGAACCTCGGGCAGCTCGCGACCCTCCTGAGGGCGAAGTACCTGGTCGACGCGGCGTCGTACAACCAGGTGAACGGCATGCCGTTCAAGGCCGAGCAGCTCGCCAACCATCTCAAGGAGGCCATCAATGACTGA
- a CDS encoding sensor histidine kinase: MGSGVHGGSGFGRVVRAPFAGRTWREFGYLMLGLPLSTLYFSLAITGVSLGAGLLVTFLGVPVLAGVLAMCRGFGRVERARVRGMLGHAIAEPAPIRAAKGGAIARMGALLKSGSAWRHVLYSVIHFPWAVFAFCVALTFWAYGWAMLLYPLWFWVFPAFTDQPGLQLFQNGDSYTFYLDSPLAIAATCATGLALTLATPWVVRALTTVDRVLVSGLLGPSRLANRVSELESDRGVMVDTAAADLRRIERDLHDGAQARLVALAMDLGLAKEKLTQDPRAAAQMVDEAHGEVKIALQELRDLARGIHPAVLTDRGLDAALSSVASRCAVPVRVAVDLPSRPAAAIEGIAYFTVSELLQNVSKHARARTAGVDVWKSGDRLLIQVEDDGVGGVGGAAGAVAGSGPAGSGLAGLAERLDAVDGVLVVDSPAGGGTTVTAELPWRAV, from the coding sequence ATGGGTAGCGGCGTACACGGGGGTAGTGGGTTCGGCAGGGTGGTTCGGGCTCCCTTCGCGGGGCGGACCTGGCGGGAGTTCGGGTACCTGATGCTCGGGCTGCCGCTCAGCACCCTGTACTTCTCGCTCGCCATCACCGGCGTCAGCCTCGGCGCCGGGCTGCTCGTCACCTTCCTCGGAGTCCCGGTGCTGGCCGGGGTGCTGGCCATGTGCCGCGGGTTCGGGCGCGTGGAGCGGGCCCGGGTGCGCGGAATGCTCGGCCACGCCATCGCCGAGCCCGCTCCGATCCGGGCGGCGAAGGGCGGGGCGATCGCCCGGATGGGGGCACTGCTCAAGAGCGGGAGCGCCTGGCGGCACGTGCTGTACTCGGTGATCCACTTCCCGTGGGCGGTGTTCGCCTTCTGCGTGGCCCTGACCTTCTGGGCCTACGGGTGGGCCATGCTGCTCTACCCGCTCTGGTTCTGGGTCTTCCCGGCGTTCACCGATCAGCCGGGGCTGCAGCTCTTCCAGAATGGTGACTCCTACACCTTCTATCTGGACTCCCCGCTCGCCATCGCGGCGACCTGCGCGACCGGGCTCGCCCTCACGCTCGCCACCCCCTGGGTGGTGCGCGCCCTGACCACCGTCGACCGGGTCCTCGTGTCCGGGCTGCTCGGACCGTCGCGGCTCGCGAACCGGGTGAGCGAACTGGAGTCCGACCGGGGCGTCATGGTCGACACCGCGGCGGCGGACCTGCGGCGCATCGAGCGCGATCTGCACGACGGTGCGCAGGCCCGCCTGGTGGCGCTGGCCATGGATCTGGGGCTGGCGAAGGAGAAGCTGACGCAGGACCCGCGGGCCGCCGCGCAGATGGTGGACGAGGCGCACGGGGAAGTGAAGATCGCCCTGCAGGAGCTGCGGGACCTGGCCCGGGGCATCCACCCGGCGGTGCTGACCGACCGCGGGCTGGACGCGGCGCTGTCCTCGGTGGCCTCCCGGTGCGCGGTGCCCGTACGGGTGGCGGTGGATCTGCCCTCGCGGCCGGCGGCGGCGATCGAGGGGATCGCGTACTTCACGGTGTCGGAGCTGCTGCAGAACGTGAGCAAGCACGCGAGGGCCCGTACCGCCGGGGTCGACGTGTGGAAGTCCGGCGACCGGCTGCTGATCCAGGTCGAGGACGACGGCGTGGGCGGAGTGGGCGGAGCAGCCGGCGCCGTGGCCGGTTCCGGACCCGCCGGTTCGGGGCTGGCCGGGCTGGCCGAGCGGCTCGACGCCGTGGACGGGGTGCTGGTCGTGGACTCCCCCGCCGGTGGCGGGACCACCGTCACCGCGGAGCTTCCCTGGCGTGCCGTCTGA
- a CDS encoding M28 family metallopeptidase, whose translation MSLSVSRRLAAVTALAVAGLLSATAPAALATPTSVAAAPTPPDIPLANVKAHLTQLQSIATANGGNRAHGKAGYKASIDYVKAKLDAAGFTTTLQTFTSSGATGYNLIADWPGGDPNSVLMSGAHLDSVSSGAGINDNGSGSAAVLETALAVSRAGLTPTKHLRFGWWGAEELGLVGSKYYVTNLPTAERAKFSGYLNFDMIGSPNPGYFVYDDDPTIEQTFKNYYAGLGVPTEIETEGDGRSDHASFKNVGIPVGGLFTGASNSKTAAQATKWGGTSGQAFDRCYHSSCDTTANINDTALDRNSDAIAYAIWNLGFATPVPPGPSFENTADVNIPDSPAAAVNSPITVSGVAGNAPATTKVDVNIVHTYSGDLVVDLVAPDGSVYNLHNRTGGSADNIVKSVTVNASSEVANGVWNLRVKDAAAQDVGYINSWKITF comes from the coding sequence ATGAGCCTGTCCGTCTCCCGGCGTCTGGCCGCCGTGACCGCCCTCGCGGTCGCCGGCCTCCTCTCCGCCACCGCCCCCGCCGCGCTCGCCACGCCGACCTCGGTCGCCGCCGCGCCCACGCCGCCCGACATCCCGCTCGCCAACGTCAAGGCGCACTTGACGCAGCTGCAGTCCATAGCCACCGCCAACGGTGGCAATCGCGCCCACGGCAAGGCCGGCTACAAGGCCTCGATCGACTACGTGAAGGCCAAGCTGGACGCGGCCGGTTTCACGACCACGCTGCAGACCTTCACCTCCAGCGGCGCCACCGGCTACAACCTGATCGCCGACTGGCCGGGCGGCGACCCCAACTCGGTCCTGATGTCCGGTGCGCACCTCGACTCGGTGTCCTCCGGCGCGGGCATCAACGACAACGGCTCCGGCAGCGCGGCCGTCCTGGAGACCGCGCTCGCCGTCTCCCGAGCCGGCCTCACGCCCACGAAGCACCTGCGCTTCGGCTGGTGGGGCGCGGAGGAGCTGGGCCTGGTCGGCTCGAAGTACTACGTCACCAACCTGCCGACGGCGGAGCGGGCGAAGTTCTCCGGCTACCTGAACTTCGACATGATCGGCTCGCCGAACCCGGGCTACTTCGTCTACGACGACGACCCGACGATCGAGCAGACCTTCAAGAACTACTACGCGGGCCTCGGCGTCCCCACCGAGATCGAGACCGAGGGCGACGGCCGCTCCGACCACGCGTCCTTCAAGAACGTCGGCATCCCCGTCGGCGGCCTGTTCACCGGCGCCAGCAACAGCAAGACGGCGGCCCAGGCGACGAAGTGGGGCGGCACCTCCGGTCAGGCCTTCGACCGGTGCTACCACTCCTCCTGCGACACCACGGCGAACATCAACGACACCGCCCTGGACCGCAACTCCGACGCCATCGCCTACGCGATCTGGAACCTCGGGTTCGCCACCCCGGTCCCGCCGGGCCCGTCCTTCGAGAACACGGCGGACGTCAACATCCCGGACTCCCCGGCCGCCGCGGTGAACTCGCCGATCACGGTCTCGGGCGTCGCGGGCAACGCGCCGGCCACCACCAAGGTCGACGTGAACATCGTCCACACCTACAGCGGTGACCTGGTCGTCGACCTGGTCGCCCCGGACGGCAGCGTGTACAACCTGCACAACCGCACCGGCGGCAGCGCGGACAACATCGTCAAGTCCGTGACGGTCAACGCCTCCTCGGAGGTCGCCAACGGGGTCTGGAACCTCCGGGTCAAGGACGCCGCGGCGCAGGACGTGGGCTACATCAACAGCTGGAAGATCACCTTCTAG
- a CDS encoding DUF6193 family natural product biosynthesis protein, with amino-acid sequence MNVNEETRAAVVEAQWTDRRRVWADSLERRGPTVSSLGTLAVLEAAHEDPLLRRLYPYTSHGHVHFSSTTRFPYEEAVPFVIPLPDGRFRVRRRDPSGEVGEADTAGEAVALVVAHAPPRLRLAATGLPMEA; translated from the coding sequence ATGAACGTGAACGAAGAGACCCGTGCGGCGGTCGTCGAGGCCCAGTGGACCGACCGGCGGCGGGTATGGGCGGACAGCCTGGAGCGTCGCGGACCCACGGTCTCGAGTCTCGGCACCCTCGCGGTGCTGGAGGCGGCCCACGAGGACCCGCTCCTGCGCCGGCTGTACCCGTACACGAGCCATGGCCACGTGCACTTCAGCAGCACGACCCGCTTCCCCTACGAGGAGGCGGTCCCCTTCGTGATCCCGCTGCCGGACGGGCGGTTCCGCGTCAGGCGGCGCGATCCCTCCGGGGAGGTCGGCGAGGCCGACACGGCCGGGGAGGCCGTGGCCCTGGTGGTCGCGCACGCACCGCCCCGCCTCCGGCTCGCCGCCACGGGGCTGCCGATGGAGGCGTAG
- a CDS encoding sensor histidine kinase — protein MTASKHPPDDGVPPPVRAPFGAVTWKEIAYLLSNLPAALIGFVYTVVMVATAGGLSVTAIGLPLFAGGLFLSRQLGRLERARARDLLGVRVDEPTPMPGPGRSGGFFPWLWASLKDPVAWRTVLFELIRLPWAIATFTVALTGLFVLWPVLPWVVRGLANVDRAMVRGLLSPSDELERRIAELESDRGVVVDTAAADLRRIERDLHDGAQARLVALAMGLGLAKEKLLEDPEGAAAMVDEAHGEVKIALQELRDLARGIHPAVLTDRGLDAALSSVASRCLVPVKVSVDLPARPAEAIEGIAYFVVSELLQNVSKHAGPGARCAEVEVWRTGGSADGRLLIRVSDDGRGGADSAAGSGLAGLGERLDAVDGVLVVESPEGAGTVVTAELPWRERVAR, from the coding sequence ATGACCGCGAGCAAGCACCCCCCCGACGACGGCGTTCCTCCGCCCGTACGCGCACCCTTCGGTGCCGTGACGTGGAAGGAAATCGCCTACCTGCTGAGCAATTTGCCCGCCGCCCTCATCGGGTTCGTCTACACGGTGGTGATGGTGGCGACCGCGGGCGGTCTGTCGGTGACCGCGATCGGTCTGCCGCTGTTCGCAGGCGGTCTGTTCCTGTCTCGCCAGTTGGGACGGCTGGAACGGGCGCGGGCCCGCGACCTCTTGGGCGTACGGGTCGACGAGCCGACGCCGATGCCCGGGCCGGGCCGGTCCGGCGGGTTCTTCCCCTGGCTCTGGGCGAGCCTCAAGGACCCGGTGGCGTGGCGGACCGTGCTGTTCGAGCTGATCCGGCTGCCGTGGGCGATCGCCACCTTCACGGTGGCGCTGACCGGGCTGTTCGTGCTGTGGCCGGTGTTGCCGTGGGTGGTCCGGGGGCTCGCGAACGTGGACCGGGCGATGGTACGGGGCCTGCTGTCGCCCTCCGACGAGCTGGAGCGGCGCATCGCCGAGCTGGAGTCCGACCGGGGTGTCGTGGTCGACACGGCGGCGGCGGACCTGCGGCGCATCGAACGGGACCTGCACGACGGGGCGCAGGCGCGGCTGGTGGCGCTGGCGATGGGGCTGGGCCTGGCGAAGGAGAAGCTGCTGGAGGACCCCGAGGGGGCGGCGGCGATGGTCGACGAGGCGCACGGGGAAGTGAAGATCGCCCTGCAGGAGCTGCGGGACCTCGCGCGCGGGATCCACCCGGCGGTGCTGACCGACCGGGGGCTGGACGCGGCGCTGTCCTCGGTGGCCTCGCGGTGCCTGGTTCCCGTGAAGGTGTCGGTGGATCTGCCGGCGCGGCCGGCGGAGGCGATCGAGGGGATCGCGTACTTCGTGGTCTCGGAGCTGCTGCAGAACGTGAGCAAGCACGCGGGGCCGGGGGCGCGGTGCGCGGAGGTCGAGGTGTGGCGCACGGGTGGCTCCGCCGACGGGCGGCTGCTGATCAGGGTGTCGGACGACGGGCGGGGCGGCGCGGACTCGGCCGCCGGGTCCGGGCTGGCGGGGCTGGGTGAGCGGCTCGACGCGGTCGACGGCGTGCTGGTGGTCGAGTCCCCCGAGGGGGCGGGGACCGTGGTCACGGCGGAGCTGCCGTGGCGGGAGCGGGTGGCCCGGTAG
- a CDS encoding LolA family protein, with protein sequence MATNAKTRKAARYAVPVAVFGVVAGTIAMVPAFANAGGPDLPKVTAQQLIEKIAASDVQQLSGSAKISTDLGLPSLPAGLLGGGGGVTGGSADPQEKLAQLASGTHTFRVAADGPDRQKLTFVDGKDEYSLVHNGDDVWGYDSKSKEVFHEKAPTDTTDADRGGKGADGLPASPQEIAQEVLKAAGPTTGISVGDTAQVAGRDAYQLVLKPKGTGSTVASVKIAVDAKNGVPLRVQVLSTDGGKPIVDAGFTKVDFSKPAADTFAFTPPKDAKVTEGAAGEHGKGKGKGKGADGADKGLDALEAIPGLGGLTGGADGAKGEPKVLGEGWTSIARIETGATNTLKGLDDAAKDKNAPKGAAQFLDSLGEKVSGKFGEGRVLKTRVVNALITDDGKVYVGAVTKAELVKAADANK encoded by the coding sequence ATGGCAACGAACGCTAAGACTCGCAAGGCCGCTCGGTACGCCGTACCGGTCGCGGTGTTCGGTGTGGTCGCCGGCACGATCGCGATGGTTCCGGCCTTCGCGAACGCCGGGGGACCGGACCTTCCGAAGGTGACGGCCCAGCAGCTCATCGAGAAGATCGCCGCCTCGGACGTGCAGCAGCTGTCCGGCAGCGCCAAGATCAGCACGGACCTGGGACTGCCGAGCCTTCCGGCCGGCCTGCTGGGCGGCGGTGGCGGCGTGACCGGCGGCTCCGCGGACCCGCAGGAGAAGCTCGCCCAGCTGGCGAGCGGCACCCACACCTTCCGCGTGGCCGCGGACGGCCCCGACCGCCAGAAGCTCACCTTCGTGGACGGCAAGGACGAGTACAGCCTCGTCCACAACGGCGACGACGTCTGGGGATACGACTCCAAGTCGAAGGAGGTCTTCCACGAGAAGGCGCCCACCGACACCACGGACGCGGACAGGGGCGGCAAGGGCGCGGACGGCCTCCCGGCCTCCCCGCAGGAGATCGCCCAGGAGGTCCTGAAGGCCGCCGGACCCACCACCGGCATCAGCGTCGGCGACACGGCCCAGGTGGCCGGACGCGACGCCTACCAGCTGGTCCTGAAGCCGAAGGGGACCGGTTCGACGGTCGCCTCGGTGAAGATCGCGGTGGACGCGAAGAACGGCGTGCCGCTGCGCGTGCAGGTGCTCTCCACCGACGGCGGCAAGCCGATCGTGGACGCCGGCTTCACCAAGGTGGACTTCTCCAAGCCCGCCGCCGACACCTTCGCCTTCACCCCGCCCAAGGACGCCAAGGTGACCGAGGGCGCGGCCGGCGAGCACGGCAAGGGCAAGGGCAAGGGCAAGGGCGCCGACGGCGCCGACAAGGGCCTGGACGCGCTGGAAGCCATCCCCGGCCTGGGCGGTCTGACCGGCGGCGCCGACGGCGCCAAGGGCGAGCCGAAGGTCCTCGGCGAGGGCTGGACCTCGATCGCCCGCATCGAGACCGGCGCGACCAACACCCTCAAGGGCCTGGACGACGCGGCCAAGGACAAGAACGCGCCCAAGGGGGCCGCGCAGTTCCTCGACTCGCTCGGCGAGAAGGTCTCCGGGAAGTTCGGCGAGGGCCGCGTCCTGAAGACCCGCGTGGTCAACGCGCTGATCACGGACGACGGCAAGGTCTACGTCGGCGCGGTCACCAAGGCCGAGCTGGTGAAGGCGGCCGACGCCAACAAGTAA